One window from the genome of Enterobacter asburiae encodes:
- a CDS encoding enterotoxin, giving the protein MKKVLTLSMLALFVSHGALAANYALDNDNIALSFDDANSTVVVKDNKANHPLTPQELFFLTLPDETKIHTADFTIKHVEKQDNAIVVDFTHPHFNVTVKLNLVKGKYASIDYTVAAVGQPRDVAKITFFPTKKQSQAPYVDGAINSSPIVADSFFILPDKPIVNTYAYEATTNLNVELKTPIQPESPVSFTTWFGTFPEISQLRRSVNQFIDAVRPRPYKPYLHYNSWMDIGFFNPYTEQDVLGRMDEWNKEFITGRGVALDAFLLDDGWDDLTGRWLFGPAFSNGFGKVREKADSLHSSVGLWLSPWGGYNKPRDVRVSHAKEYGFETVDGKLALSGPNYFKNFNEQIVKLIKNERITSFKLDGMGNANAHIQGSPYASDFDASIALLHNMRSANPNLFINLTTGTNASPSWLFYADSIWRQGDDINLYGPGTPVQQWMTYRDAETYRSIVRKGPLFPLNSLMYHGIVSAENAYYGLEKVQTDSDFADQVWSYFATGTQLQELYITPSMLNKAKWDTLAQAAKWSRENASVLVDTHWIGGDPTALQVYGWASWSKDKAILGLRNPSDKPQSYFLDLAKDFEIPTGNAAQFSLKAVYGSNSTVPEAYKNAVVITLQPLETLVFEAVPGK; this is encoded by the coding sequence ATGAAAAAAGTGCTCACACTCTCGATGCTGGCCCTGTTTGTTTCTCACGGCGCTCTGGCCGCCAACTACGCGCTGGATAACGACAATATTGCTCTGTCGTTTGATGACGCAAACTCAACGGTAGTGGTTAAGGACAATAAGGCTAACCATCCGCTCACGCCGCAGGAGCTGTTCTTTCTGACGCTACCGGATGAGACAAAAATCCACACCGCGGATTTCACCATTAAGCACGTCGAAAAGCAGGACAACGCAATTGTCGTCGACTTTACCCATCCGCACTTTAACGTAACGGTGAAGCTGAACCTGGTGAAGGGAAAATACGCCAGCATCGACTACACCGTTGCCGCAGTCGGCCAGCCGCGAGACGTGGCGAAAATTACCTTCTTCCCGACGAAAAAGCAGTCTCAGGCACCCTATGTGGACGGGGCGATTAACAGCTCGCCGATCGTTGCTGATTCGTTCTTTATTTTGCCAGACAAGCCCATCGTTAACACTTACGCCTATGAAGCGACCACCAATCTCAACGTAGAGCTGAAAACGCCGATCCAGCCAGAGTCGCCGGTCAGCTTTACCACCTGGTTCGGCACCTTCCCGGAAATCAGCCAGCTGCGCCGCAGCGTGAACCAGTTTATTGATGCGGTGCGTCCGCGACCGTACAAGCCTTATCTGCACTACAACAGCTGGATGGATATCGGCTTTTTCAATCCGTACACCGAGCAGGATGTGCTGGGGCGGATGGACGAGTGGAATAAGGAGTTTATTACCGGACGCGGCGTGGCGCTGGACGCCTTCCTGCTGGACGACGGCTGGGACGACCTTACCGGGCGCTGGCTGTTTGGCCCGGCATTCAGCAACGGTTTTGGCAAGGTTCGGGAAAAAGCCGACAGCCTGCACAGCTCGGTCGGACTGTGGCTCTCACCGTGGGGAGGCTACAACAAGCCGCGCGACGTTCGCGTCTCGCATGCAAAAGAGTATGGGTTCGAAACCGTCGACGGGAAGCTTGCGCTGTCAGGGCCGAACTACTTTAAGAACTTCAATGAGCAGATCGTTAAGCTTATCAAAAACGAACGCATTACCTCATTCAAGCTGGACGGGATGGGTAATGCCAACGCGCATATCCAGGGTAGCCCGTATGCCTCGGATTTTGACGCCTCTATCGCCCTGCTGCATAACATGCGCAGCGCCAACCCGAATCTGTTTATCAACCTGACAACAGGTACCAACGCCAGCCCGTCCTGGCTGTTCTACGCCGACTCGATCTGGCGCCAGGGCGATGACATCAACCTGTACGGCCCCGGCACGCCGGTGCAGCAGTGGATGACCTACCGCGATGCGGAAACGTACCGCTCCATTGTGCGCAAAGGCCCGCTGTTCCCGCTGAACTCCCTGATGTACCACGGGATCGTCAGCGCGGAAAATGCCTATTACGGGCTGGAGAAAGTCCAAACGGACAGCGATTTTGCCGATCAGGTCTGGAGCTACTTCGCGACCGGCACGCAGCTGCAGGAGCTGTATATCACTCCTTCAATGCTGAACAAGGCGAAGTGGGATACCCTTGCGCAGGCGGCGAAGTGGTCGCGGGAAAATGCCAGCGTGCTGGTGGATACGCACTGGATTGGTGGCGATCCAACCGCGCTGCAGGTTTACGGCTGGGCATCCTGGAGCAAGGACAAAGCGATTCTCGGCTTGCGTAACCCGTCGGATAAGCCGCAAAGCTACTTCCTGGATTTGGCGAAAGATTTCGAAATCCCAACGGGAAACGCGGCGCAATTTAGTCTGAAAGCGGTGTACGGCAGTAATTCAACCGTACCGGAGGCGTACAAAAACGCGGTGGTGATTACGCTGCAGCCGCTGGAAACACTGGTGTTTGAGGCGGTGCCAGGAAAATAA
- a CDS encoding MalY/PatB family protein, giving the protein MFDFDKIIERKSDKCRKWDHAFVCSRFGDVPQGFIPLWIADMDFTSPPAVIEGFQRIVEHGTFGYTWCFDEFYDAVMAFQRTRHQVEVEKSWITLTYGTVSTLHYTVQAFCTPGDSVMMNTPVYDPFAMAAQRQGVRVLANPLSVKQNRYQLDFDLIEEQLKTHRPKLWFFCSPHNPSGRIWRADEIRQVSDLCKRYGTILVVDEVHAEHILDGTFVSCLTSGCAALDNLIVLTSPNKAFNLGGLKTSYSMIPDDSLRQRFRQQLEKNSITSPNMFGVWGIILAYQHGLPWLDALNGYLQGNARYLADAIQTHFPAWKMMNPESSYLAWVDVSADDRSATTLTQHFAQQAGVVIEDGSHYVQNGENYLRINFGTQRYWLEQSINRMLKHY; this is encoded by the coding sequence GTGTTTGATTTCGACAAAATCATCGAGCGTAAAAGCGATAAGTGCCGTAAATGGGACCATGCATTTGTCTGCTCACGCTTTGGTGATGTCCCGCAGGGGTTTATCCCGCTGTGGATCGCAGATATGGATTTCACCTCGCCACCGGCCGTTATTGAGGGCTTCCAGCGCATCGTGGAGCACGGCACCTTTGGCTATACCTGGTGCTTCGACGAATTTTACGACGCGGTGATGGCCTTCCAGCGCACGCGTCATCAGGTTGAGGTTGAGAAGTCGTGGATTACCCTGACCTACGGCACCGTCTCCACGCTCCATTACACGGTCCAGGCGTTCTGCACGCCTGGCGATAGCGTGATGATGAACACGCCGGTCTACGATCCGTTTGCGATGGCGGCGCAGCGCCAGGGCGTGCGGGTGCTTGCTAACCCGCTATCAGTGAAGCAAAACCGCTATCAGCTGGATTTTGATCTGATTGAAGAGCAGCTCAAAACCCACCGTCCAAAACTGTGGTTCTTCTGCTCGCCGCATAACCCCTCGGGCAGGATCTGGCGCGCGGATGAGATACGCCAGGTCTCCGATCTCTGTAAGCGCTACGGCACGATTCTGGTGGTCGATGAGGTTCACGCTGAGCACATTCTGGACGGCACATTCGTCAGCTGTCTGACCTCGGGCTGTGCCGCACTGGACAACCTGATCGTGCTGACGTCGCCAAATAAAGCCTTCAACCTGGGCGGGCTGAAAACGTCCTACTCCATGATCCCGGACGATTCGCTGCGCCAGCGCTTCCGCCAGCAGCTTGAGAAGAACTCGATTACCTCACCCAATATGTTCGGCGTATGGGGGATTATCCTGGCCTACCAGCACGGCCTGCCGTGGCTCGACGCGCTGAACGGGTATCTGCAAGGGAACGCCCGCTACCTTGCGGACGCTATTCAGACCCACTTCCCGGCGTGGAAGATGATGAACCCGGAATCGTCGTATCTGGCCTGGGTAGACGTAAGCGCCGACGACCGCAGCGCCACAACGTTGACCCAACATTTCGCCCAGCAGGCCGGTGTCGTGATTGAAGACGGCAGCCACTACGTGCAAAACGGCGAAAACTACCTGCGGATTAACTTCGGCACCCAGCGCTACTGGCTGGAGCAATCCATCAACCGAATGCTGAAGCATTACTAA
- the malX gene encoding maltose/glucose-specific PTS transporter subunit IIBC, with amino-acid sequence MTQEKSFKSKAWEFFQSLGKTFMFPVSLLAFMGLLLGIGSSVTSPSTIKSFPFLGGELTQLTFGFIAMVGGFAFTYLPLMFAMAIPMGLAKRNKAVGAFAGFVGYMLMNMSINYYLTATHQLADAATMRQVGQSIVLGIQTLEMGVLGGIVVGVITYFLHERFQDTVLHDAFAFFSGIRFVPIITALTLSLVGLFIPLLWEYVALGIAGIGHIIQSTSVFGPFLYGVGVLLLKPFGLHHILLAMVRFTPAGGIEMVNGHEVAGALNIFYAELKAGLPFSPHVTAFLSQGFMPTFIFGLPAVAYAIYRTARPENRPVIKGLLLSGVLVSVVTGISEPIEFLFLFIAPALYAFHIVMSGLALMVMALLGVTIGNTDGGILDLLIFGVMQGMSTKWYLLFPVGIAWFAIYFFVFRWYILKHDIKTPGREVDAQGAQQAVEANTRARGKSKYDHGLILRALGGKENIESLDNCITRLRLVVKEMGLIDQQALKVAGALSVVVLDAHSVQVIIGPQVQSVKTGIEALI; translated from the coding sequence ATGACACAGGAAAAGTCGTTTAAATCGAAAGCGTGGGAATTTTTCCAAAGCCTGGGAAAGACGTTTATGTTCCCGGTCTCTCTGCTGGCCTTTATGGGGTTGCTGCTGGGTATCGGTAGCTCCGTCACCAGCCCTTCCACTATTAAAAGCTTTCCCTTTCTGGGCGGCGAGTTAACGCAGCTGACCTTTGGCTTTATCGCCATGGTGGGCGGGTTCGCCTTTACCTATCTGCCGCTGATGTTTGCCATGGCTATCCCGATGGGCCTCGCCAAACGCAACAAGGCCGTGGGCGCCTTTGCCGGGTTCGTTGGCTACATGCTGATGAACATGAGCATCAACTACTACCTGACCGCCACCCACCAGCTTGCCGACGCCGCCACCATGAGACAGGTAGGACAATCGATCGTGCTGGGCATTCAAACGCTGGAAATGGGCGTACTGGGCGGCATCGTAGTCGGGGTAATCACTTACTTCCTACACGAGCGTTTTCAGGACACCGTGTTACACGATGCCTTTGCCTTTTTCAGCGGCATTCGTTTCGTGCCGATTATCACCGCCCTTACGCTGTCGCTGGTTGGTCTGTTTATCCCGCTGTTATGGGAGTACGTGGCGCTGGGGATTGCCGGAATTGGCCATATCATTCAGAGCACCAGCGTTTTCGGACCGTTCCTGTACGGCGTAGGCGTGCTGCTGCTTAAACCCTTTGGTCTGCACCATATCCTGCTGGCGATGGTACGCTTCACGCCGGCAGGCGGCATTGAGATGGTCAACGGCCATGAAGTGGCTGGCGCGCTGAATATCTTCTACGCCGAGCTGAAAGCCGGACTGCCGTTTAGCCCGCACGTTACCGCGTTTCTGTCACAAGGCTTTATGCCGACCTTTATCTTTGGCCTGCCTGCCGTGGCGTACGCCATCTACCGCACCGCGCGTCCGGAAAACCGCCCTGTAATTAAGGGGCTGCTGCTTTCCGGCGTGCTGGTTTCCGTCGTCACCGGTATTTCAGAACCGATTGAGTTTCTGTTCCTGTTTATCGCCCCCGCGCTTTACGCCTTCCATATCGTGATGTCGGGCCTGGCGCTGATGGTGATGGCCCTGCTGGGGGTCACCATCGGCAACACCGACGGCGGGATTTTGGATCTGCTGATCTTCGGCGTGATGCAGGGGATGTCGACCAAATGGTATCTGCTGTTCCCGGTCGGTATCGCCTGGTTTGCCATCTACTTCTTCGTCTTCCGCTGGTACATCCTCAAACACGATATCAAGACGCCGGGACGTGAAGTGGACGCGCAGGGCGCGCAGCAGGCCGTCGAAGCCAACACCCGCGCACGTGGAAAATCGAAATACGATCACGGGCTTATCCTGCGCGCGCTCGGTGGCAAAGAGAACATCGAGTCGCTCGACAACTGCATCACCCGCTTGCGCCTGGTCGTGAAGGAGATGGGGCTTATCGATCAGCAGGCGCTGAAAGTGGCTGGCGCCCTGTCGGTGGTGGTGCTGGATGCTCACAGCGTTCAGGTGATCATCGGCCCGCAGGTGCAAAGCGTCAAAACCGGCATTGAAGCCTTAATCTAA
- the kbaY gene encoding tagatose-bisphosphate aldolase subunit KbaY — protein sequence MSIISTKYLLQDAQAKGYAVPAFNIHNAETIQAILEACSEMRSPVILAGTPGTFKHIALEEIYALCSAYSHTYDMPLALHLDHHESLDDIRRKVNAGVRSAMIDGSHYPFEQNVKLVKSVVDFCHLNDCSVEAELGRLGGVEDDMSVDAESAFLTDPQEAKRFVELTGVDSLAVAIGTAHGLYTKRPKIDFQRLAEIREVVTVPLVLHGASDVPDEFVRRTIELGVCKVNVATELKIAFSDAVKAWFAENPQGNDPRFYMRVGMDAMKEVVRSKIAVCGSANRLLLPAEA from the coding sequence ATGAGTATTATTTCTACCAAATATCTTCTGCAGGACGCGCAGGCAAAAGGCTACGCCGTGCCGGCGTTCAACATCCACAACGCGGAGACGATCCAGGCGATCCTCGAAGCGTGCAGCGAAATGCGATCGCCGGTGATCCTCGCGGGCACGCCGGGCACCTTTAAGCATATTGCGCTGGAAGAGATCTACGCCCTGTGCAGCGCGTACTCCCACACCTACGACATGCCGCTGGCGCTGCACCTCGATCACCACGAATCGCTGGACGATATACGCCGCAAGGTCAACGCGGGCGTGCGCAGCGCGATGATCGACGGCAGCCACTATCCGTTTGAACAAAACGTGAAGCTGGTGAAGTCGGTGGTCGATTTCTGCCACCTCAACGACTGCAGCGTCGAGGCCGAACTGGGCCGCCTGGGCGGCGTGGAAGATGACATGAGCGTGGACGCCGAAAGCGCGTTCCTCACCGATCCGCAGGAGGCGAAACGCTTCGTCGAACTGACCGGCGTCGATAGCCTTGCCGTCGCCATCGGCACCGCTCACGGCCTGTATACCAAACGCCCGAAAATCGACTTCCAGCGGCTGGCGGAAATTCGCGAAGTGGTCACCGTGCCGCTGGTGCTGCACGGCGCGAGCGATGTGCCGGATGAGTTTGTTCGCCGCACCATCGAGCTGGGCGTATGCAAAGTCAACGTGGCCACCGAGCTGAAAATTGCCTTCTCTGACGCGGTTAAAGCCTGGTTTGCCGAAAACCCGCAGGGTAACGATCCGCGCTTCTACATGCGGGTCGGCATGGACGCCATGAAAGAGGTGGTCAGAAGCAAGATCGCCGTTTGCGGCTCGGCAAACCGGCTCCTGCTTCCTGCCGAAGCCTGA